Proteins encoded within one genomic window of Rhododendron vialii isolate Sample 1 chromosome 1a, ASM3025357v1:
- the LOC131330206 gene encoding U3 small nucleolar RNA-associated protein 25-like: MRSFRIRAAMEAERQARGGRGGRRGRGGRRGDGGRGGGGRGDGAVTSEYAREMAAAMMGLEQLVRQYAMGHSPPVLTRVGGTMARGGAAQGLCRKSVHMPVQQASSAGSREEHPSKRQRHSGGTEEEPVTVSDETKEPIDTDLEDTSGSTVPRVTRTQEFVSSEAEKEVSEEDEEECEGRDEDED; encoded by the exons ATGCGGAGTTTCAGAATACGTGCTGCTATGGAGGCGGAACGGCAGGCGCGAGGTGGTAGAGGTGGTAGGAGAGGCAGAGGGGGAAGAAGAGGAGATGGAGGAAGAGGTGGTGGAGGCCGTGGTGATGGCGCGG TGACCTCAGAGTACGCTAGGGAGATGGCGGCGGCCATGATGGGCCTGGAACAACTTGTGCGGCAATATGCCATGGGCCACTCCCCACCGGTACTGACTCGCGTTGGAGGGACAATG GCTAGAGGAGGAGCTGCTCAAGGGCTATGCAGGAAATCCGTTCACATGCCTGTGCAACAGGCTTCTTCCGCTGGCTCTCGAGAGGAGCATCCATCGAAGAGACAACGACACTCTGGTGGCACCGAGGAGGAGCCTGTTACCGTTTCAGACGAGACCAAGGAGCCTATAGACACTGATCTGGAGGACACCTCCGGTAGTACCGTGCCCCGGGTGACTCGCACTCAGGAGTTTGTCAGCTCCGAGGCAGAAAAGGAGGTTTCTGAGGAGGATGAAGAGGAGTGTGAGGGCAGAGATGAGGATGAGGACTGA